The Mytilus edulis chromosome 4, xbMytEdul2.2, whole genome shotgun sequence nucleotide sequence tgaattttataagcaagacccGTTTAACTTGTAATTCCCGACAAACTTTTTATAGTAAAGCTAAATATATATCTTCCTCTTTTTCGGATCTAAATGGGGAAACATTGCATTTTATtacgttttatgtcaattggtctctggtaaagagttgtctcattggcactcatcataccgtatatatcttctcaggaatatgacagttgttatccattcgtttgatgtgtttggaattttgattttgccttttgattttggacttttccctgaattttcctcggagttcagtgtttttgtgtttttacttttttcatatagatttatGCATTAccaaatacgatatattttgttgttttttgcttacgttactttcagtgggaaatatttcatgcatattcagtacaactAATCATTTTAACGTCTCTATGGTTAAAGTATTTGAAATTTTAGcatctttcttaaactatcctgtatTTCTACCAAacgtggacagaagcttgtttatgatcataagatactTTTTAGTAGTAACCAGAAgtaaattttaatttgtaaaaaaaatcctatatatccGAATTTAACTTATAAATTTCTGCtggttaacattacattcactctgttgtcaaagttttttttttaataactttcttaaaatatctTGAATTCTACtattaaacttggacagaagcttctttatGACCAAAAGCTAGtatatctagaaggaaattttgtaaaaaaaatatctcctGTATTTCCGAACattatttataaatggacttagtttttcttccagttagcATTACACACATACAGTCTCCAggtaaaagtcttaaattatttaTTAGATTTATAAACCATcttagacagaagcttcttacaatcaaaagatacgATCTAGaggaaaatgttttataaatattttccccatttttgttgagcctacTGCTTACAGCAAAATTAGGCGGAACCCTtacgattttttttctattccatCACACTTCAGGGTTATTGAATAAATGTAAGCTTTACGGGAACGGAATCAGCCACTTTTAAAAAGGGAAATTCCAACTCAggattgaaaaaagggggggggggggggtccaaccataTGATTCAAACGCATAGATCGTCAAAGAAGGGGTTTTTCAACCCCAGAGCCCCTTTTCATAGATCGCCACTGCTTTACAAACCGTTTAGCctccattattttatttaaataacttaGGGTGAGGGTGTATGTAAACATAGACATATATAATGCAATTGTATTAGGATTTGATCGAAGTCGTCGAAGCAAAGCAGCCAGCTAGctcacttttttaaagtaatattATTGCAATCTTCATAGTTATTTCCTGATCAACActttatttataaatagttttCAAGATTTGGGTTAAATGGCTGACCTTGTCATTTTCTGCTGGGACCATAATATAGGAACTTAATTATTGTACATTgaagcacccccccccccccccccccccccaaattgaaatacaaaaaaaattgtttccgAAACACATATCCTTGCGTGATTTTGTGTGTTAGTATAGAAACTTCCGGGTTTAATTATATCACATGCATGAAGCGTCATTGGATACAAACAAGGAAGTAATTTAAATCAATATGCGACTGatataatttacataaaaaaactaaatgtaAGTTAAATTAGCTTGTTGTTTGCCACATTTGATATTTTCAGTTTGTCGAAAGCTGTAACATTGAAAATTTGCAGAAATTTTGCCACTAAAAAGTGTATCCTAATTTCCAACACATATATATAGTGGGGCCCCATATAGTCATACGAACCCTTTCTGTGGCAGTTTGttgcatttttttctattatattgtTAAGACACTGGCCtttgttaagattttttttggttgttgtttgttgcagTAAAATGCTGCTTCATTGAAAAGCTGGTTCTCGACTTGACATAATTCAACCAGAACAGCTTgacagaaatcaacaaaaacagCAAGAcagaatttaacaaaatcaaattgATAGAATCAAACAACCAAAACAGCTTGACATAATTCAACTAAAGCAAAGACAGAATTAGACGAAACATTTTAAGAGAATCCAACCAAAACAGCTTGAAAAAAATCCAACCAAAACAGCTTGACAGTATCCCACCAAAACAGCTTGTCAAAATCCAACCAAAACAGCTTAACAGTATCCAACCAAAACAGCTTGACAGTATCCAACCAAAACAGCATGACAAAATCCAACCAAAACAGCTTGACAAAATCCAACAAAACAGCTTGAAAGAATTCAACCAGAACAGCTTgacagaaatcaacaaaaacagCTAGACAGAATTTAACATAATCAAATTGATAGAATCAAACAACCTAAACAGATTGATAGAATTAAACCAAAACAGCTTGACAGAATTCAAACAAAAACAGCTTGACAGAATCCAACAAAAACAACCAAAACAACTTGACAGAATTCAACCAAAACATCTTGacagaaatcaaccaaaacagcTTGACAGAATTCAACCAAAACAGATTGACAGAATCCATCAAAAACAGCTTAACAGAACTCAACCAAAACAGCTTGACAGTATCCAACAAAAAACCAGCTTGACAGAATTCAACCAAAACAGCTTGACAGAATTCAACCAAAACAGCTCGACAGAATTCAACCAAAACAGCTTGTCAGATTCAAACCAAAAACAGCTTGACTGAATTCAACCAAAACAGCTTGACAGTATTCAACCAATACAGCTTGACAGAATTCAACCTAAAATAGCTTGACAGAATCCAACCAAAACAGCTTGACAGAATTCAACCAAAGCTGCTTGACAGAATCCAACAAAAACAGCTTGACATAAGTTAACCAAAACAGCTTGGCATAATTCAACCAAAACAGTTTAACAGAATTCAACCAAAAACAGCTTGACATAATTTAACCAAAACAGCTTGACAGAATTTAACCAAAACAGCTTGACATAATTTAACTAAAGTAAAGACAGAATTagaccaaagcattttgagataATCCAACCAAAACAGCTTGCAAAAATCCAACCAAAGCAGTTTGACAGTATCCAACCAAAACAGCTTGACAAAATCCAACCAAAACAGCTTGACAGAATCCAGCAAAACAGCTTGAAAGAATTCAACCAAAACAATTTGACAGAATTCAACCAAGACAGCTTGACAGAGTCCAACCAAATCAGCATAATTCAACCGTTACAGCTCAAAATAAAACTGAACTTAAACAGCCTTgacataatttaacaaaaaacagcttgACAAAATCTAACCAAAACAGCTTGATATAATTCAACCAAAGTAAAGGCAGAATTAGACCAAAGCACTTTGAGAGAATCCAACCAAAACAGCTTGACATAATCAAACAACAACAGATTGACAGAATCTAACAAAACAGCTTGACAGactgttaaacatttaaataatatatgGTGGATTTTTAGTTATCATAATTGAAGTACCTCCCCTTCGGCTTGTTTTTTGAGGTACGCTCTACTCTGATCTTCAATGATTAGGATTGCCAGTTTCCCTGCCGAAGGTAAATAAATCTCTATTAGTGCCACCTAGCATCTATATATACTTGGTCACCACAATATATCCAAACTTGCTGATTATGGCGTTCAgaactatcaatcaatcaaaaggACAAAGTGGTCTACTACTACTAGGCACAgtataatcttcaacaatgagcaaatccataCTGTATAGAATTCTTTTAAAAGACCCTTAATGACAAAgtgttaaataattcaaaagagaaCACCAAAGGTCTGATTTATGCAaaaaacaaactagaggctctcaagagcctttgtcgctcaccttggtctatgtgcatattaacaatggacacagatgaattcatgacaaaatggtgttttggtgatggtgatttgtttgtagatttttctttactgaacattcttgttgctacaattatctctatctataatgaacttggcccagtaattacagttgaaaatatttcttaaaaatttacaaaaattaacaaaaatttatgaaaattgttaacaattgactataaagggcaataactccttaaggggtcaattgacaattttggtcatgttcacttatttgtagatcttatttagctgaacattattgctgtttacagtttatctctatctataataatattcaagataataaccaaaatctgcaaaatctccttaaaattactaattcgggggaggcaacccaacaacaggttgtctgatttgtctgaaaatttcagggcagatagatcttgacctgataaacaatttaacccccatgtcagatttcctctaaatgctttggtttcagagatataagccaaaatctacatttcacctctatgttctatttttagccatggcgaccatcttggttggttggccaggtcacaccacacatttttttaactagatacccaaataatgattgtggccaagtttggttaaatttggcccagtagtttcagaggagaagattttagtaaaatattacaaaaatttacgaaaaattggtcaaaattgactataaagggcaataactccttaaggggtcaactgataattttgttcatgatgacttatttgtagatcttactttactgaacattattgctgtttacagtttatctctttctataataatattcaagataataaccaaaatctgcataATTTCGttcaaattacttatttcggggcagcaacccaacaactggttatccgattcatctgaaagcTATTACACAGATAGATTTTTACTTGAAGAACAATTttaaccatgtcagatttgctctaaatgctttggtttcagagatataagccaaaatcaacatttcacccctatgttctatttttagccatggtggccatcttggtcggttggccgggtcacgccacacatttttcaaactagataccccaaagatgattgtggccgaGTTTGGATTAatgtggccaagtagtttcagagaagaagatttttgtaatagattactaagatttatgaaaaatggttgaaaattgactataaagggaaataactcctaaaggggtcacttgaccatttcggtcatgttgacttatttgtaaatcttactttgctgaacattattgctgtttacagtttttctctatctataataatattcaagataataaccaaaaacagcaaaatttcctttaaattaccaattcaggggcagcaacccaacaacgggttgtccgattcgtctgaaaatttcagggcagatagatcttgacctaataatcAATTTTACtccatcagatttgctctaaatgttttggtttttgagttataagcaaaaaactgcattttacccctatgttctatttttagccatggcagccatcttggttggttggcggggtcacgccacacagtTTTTAATctagataccacaatgatgattgtggctaagtttggtttaatttggcctagtagtttcagaggtgaagatttttgtaaaagttaacgacggacgacgacggacgccagacgccaagtgatgggaaaaacTCACTTAGCCTAATATAGGACAGGCATGCAAATAATCTGTCGGGTTGCAATTGAACATGCTTCTGGACAATCAACCCTCCCTTAATGTGGGACAGTGGTGTATTAGCACAATTTCTGATGGTGCTTATACCTTCTTCTCAAACAAATTTCCTTTGCACTTTTTTCATTGATTATGCTTTAATTTCCTTTTACAGATCATATGGACAATTTCCCATATGGGTGCTGCATGTAGCTCAGAGCCAGAGTATAAACATATTCCAGATTCAGCTGTAAAAGAAACTCTCCACCCATCAGATTTACATCAAAATCCTGCTATAGCAGTGCAAAAACCTCATGTAGAAAAGAAAGTAAAAGTTGGCCAAGATACAGAGATAGATACAGTACCAAAAATGTCTACTTTAAGTCCTGGTAAAGCTCCTCCTAAAAGGACAATTTCTGTCCTGAAACAAATGGGAGACGATGAGCGAATGAAGAGAAATCCTGAAATAAAACAGTTCTTGACAGATTTCATCAACGTTCGTGTTTACATAGAAAATCTTCTAAAAAAAGATGAGTGTGATGAGTATGAAGAATTACATAAGATGTTAACAGACAAAATCATTGAACCGTTTAATAAACAGACCAAGGACGAGGGAAGATTGTTGATGGGGGATAATCTAGCAAAAATAAGGTAAGATACATAAGATGTTAACGGACAAAATCATTGAACCATTCAATAAACAGACAGGATGAGGGACGATTATTGATTGGGGATCATATAGCTAAAATTAGGTAAGATACTTATTCTTCAGATATTGTTATGAATTATAGTAGACTCCAGCAAATCGGATACAAGTGTAAAAAGGGTAGATTACTGTGGATCCATTAATaatcattggataccaattttcttgagTTTCGTGGGTACGAGAGAACCACGAATTTAGATGTTCAATGAATAAtacattttctaaaggaatgaatGCAGACTTTGCCACAACCACTAAATTTAATATCCAAGAATAtgcaaaccatgaaaattggtatccacgaaagtaaatgaatccacagtatatcccTTTAGAAAAGCTACTGgaattattaaatatttcaagcacaaaaaattatgcaaattccataattaaaaataattccaagttaaaaTAATATTCAGTGATGCAAACTTTGgccaaaaaacaaaatcaaatatccaggaatttgtttcctcaatccatgaaaattggtacccaagaaaataaaaagaattcacaaaattacaaaaatttcacTCTCAGTTTAAATCAACTCTCATAATCTTTAATTTCCTTTTCAGGTTTCTCCTCTACTCTTTTTCACTATATTTGATACCTcatttatttgatataagtgTCATTTCTTTCTAGTTTTGTGAAGCCATTAGTAGAATTATATGATAGAATACTAGAGGAGCATGAGATACATGAAGGTATATCTCCAAGCCTGGATGATGATGATAGTGAACAACCATATTATATAGCTATCGTAGATATCAGATCAATACTCTGGAACTTCTCAGATACCAGTAAAGACTTTGGAATGTCTATTGCTCAAGATACAGATTTCTTTCAATCTATAGTCAAAGATTTGCAAATTACTTATAAAGAAGGACTGGAAAATTTAgtaagtttttatgccccacctacgatagtaggggggcattatgttttctggtctgtgcgtccgttcctccgtctgttcgttcatctgttcgttcgtccgttcgtccgtctgtcccgcttcaggttaaagtttttggtcaaggtagtttttgatgaagctgaagtccaatcaacttgaaacttagtacacatgttccttatgatatgatctttctaattttacagccaagttaaattttttaccccaatttcacagtccactgaacatagaaaattaaagtgtgagtttcaggttaaagtttttggtcaaggtagtttttgatgaagctgaagtccaatcaacttgaaacttagtacacatgttccttatgatatgatctttttaattttacagccaagttaaatttttgaccccaatttcacagaccactgaaaatagaaaattaaagtgtgagtttcaggttaaagtttggtcaaggtagtttttgatgaagttgtagtccaatcaacttgaaacttagtacacatgttccctatggtgtgATCTTTCTaagttaatgccaaattagattttttacccaatttcacggtctattgaacatgtaaaataaaagtgcaagtggggcatccgtgtactttggacacattcttgtttgaattttttttttaacacaaccACCAGGATAAGTGCCTGTTTTTCAGCTTCTTTTGTTAAGTACTCTACCATACTGAATATGCATAGATATAAATTATTGTGGATTAAATTATTTTCCAAAAACGTcaattttcagatgtttttttttgtcaaaaacgaaagtggccacatctgtgttcatcctcaacctttatatatattatgtattatcatcaaatacaacttacatttcaatattatgaatgaacactaATGCGGCCTCTTTCATTTAAgaaggaaaccgtctaaaaatttacctaaaatgctaaaattgtgaagatttcagtaatttagcatgacttaatggtgctagtaccctatatatgtgcattgtattgtcataaacagcccatatttatgtagcaaagCATTCTtatttccagtaaatagctaaaagattatattttcacaattttgtaaaactgctatattttggggccaaaaaggggtcttactgaacctccTTTGTGGACAAAATGATAAGGTGTACAATTTTTGGATATATTTtctaatatcttttttttctaaagtattgTAAATGCAAATCAGTGGTTTATAATCCATGGCACTTTTTATTTTAGACAGCAGCTGAATTTTCATTCAATTCAGCTGTTGCCATAACAACAAACTGTGGACGAGCTGGAGTACAAAAGTCATCTTTCAATGTAGAGGTCAAAAAGGGCAACCCCGATCCAGTTTTTGTCCACATGGTGGATGTTCTTACTCCTTTCCTAAAGTCAAAAGAACAATGTATGTATCAATAACAAGGAAGTGTGCCTTATACCCTTACCTATTTTACACACTTCTTTCATTCAGTGTTAATATTAGCAAATACTTACATAACTTAGTCCACATTGTTTTGGTCATATCATAAGCAGAGTTTCTTTTATATAGACATTGTCATATGGATTTTTACTGAGGATAATATTGCAATAAACACTTTGTGGATGCAGACAACAATTGTGCTGAGTCAggacttttttgtgaaaatactGTTATGGGCTAACAACAGCTGTACTGACTTTCAGGCATCGGAACTCGTTACCTGAAATGTTTAATTCAACTcttatgtcaaaataaaaattgtaatgaTTAAAGAGTATTTTTACCAGATATCATATTAATCATTCATTATAGTTTATTTTGTACCTTATGAAGAAGCTTGTGCTGATGATATTTTATGGACCATTTCATATGTTAATATTTTAAGGGAtccatacattatttttttttaatgtattttactgattatatttatttatttctagtTGTGAAATTAACCACCTTGTTGGCACTGTCTTACATGGTGAATGAAGATCAGAATAGGTTTTTAACTGCAGACCTGTCATTGTTTGATTTCCTACTAGAGATGATCAAACTAGCCATGAAAGATAAGGACAGACGTTACTCTGGTTTCAGTGTTCATGAACTTATTGAAGGACTTGCTGGTCTAGCCAAAAATGATGAGAACAAATTaaagataatggaaaagaaagaTACTTATCCACTTCTGAAGAAATCCATTATGCAGAATAAAGCTGAACAAGAACAGTTAGCTGCAGTCAGGGCTGTATGGGAGTTGTCCTTCGTTGAAAAGAACAAAAAGATTTTAGCTGTAAGTATTTGAATCTGACTTATTTGtggatatatgttttttttttttaagattctgAATGGTTGATTGTTCAGAATCAGACATGTCATTTGTCAATATGCAGTTGCGGATCCAGGCAAGGTTTTATTTTACTTGCATGTGATGGAACCTTCCCTTTTCAAAAATTGTATGGATCTGCGCCTGAAACtgataacatttatttaaacattttaaattaaattgacatGCAAGGGAAAATAACTTTTTATGAGGTATTAATTTTATCCAAaattttttgtataaacaaataaagttaagagaaattttatttttgactggttGAATTCAGCAAGAATACACAGTTGATTTGTATCCATTAAGCAGTTCATGTTTTGGGCAGGCATTTATCTTTGACCAAGTATGCTTATAAGTACATTGTATTAATTCTGTTTCCCTGCTGTTACAATTAAAACTCTGAGAAATTGTTTCATTCTCAAAGATAATGCGATTCAAcaatatttttatgataataataataaataataatttattttattaaagtgtcacatacttgtctacagattttttatacagattatataatatacattgcacaataataaaataagacaaatacccagcctagaaaggcttatgagacactatatatacaaatatatatctatttaacaaatgcaaattgaaaaaaacataataaaatgttaaaaatgtttaaaattgtcCGGATATTtcacatcataaaaaaaaaaaaaaaattaaaataagtaattaaaaaaaacccaaaaaaaacccccatgtcttttaaaaatagaaatgacaaaattaaggtatgacgtaaaaaaataaatggtatgtgataaaaagaatattttaaagaGGTTATATAAACAGATTGCAGAAAATAAAATGAAGTTATCTTGTATGATTATGATTGCAGTTTtacatgtttatgatttttatttttttgaattcaGAAAGATAAAGAACTGATGTCAAGGTTAGAGAGTTTGCAAAAGCATGACAATCAAGATATAGCTAATTCAGCAGGAAGAGCATTGTTTGTCATCAATCCTGACAGTGAGTTATCTTTCTGCTGTTTAATCATTAGTGAACTCAATGAAACACTCAAATATactcaataaaaaaacataatttctaTGGTATGATTGCTGATGGGACATATATTCACCAAAGGATAGATGTAAGCAATGATAGGTCACCATACAACTTTCATCAAAGACCAAGACCCTTACAGCTGTAAAGTTAGTCACCACATagcaaaatgtgaaataatttataaaaaaaccaaaatacaacAGCAACCTAATTTATGACAGAAaatgttggaaataaaaaaatcagacaaCAACTAATGGCAccctctgaattacaggcttctaacATAAAGAATGAATTGTCTCCCATTGTTTGTCatgaattacaggcttctaactcgggacagacacataaagaatgAATTGTCTCCCATTGTTTGTCatgaattacaggcttctaactcgggacagacacataaagaatgAATTGTCTCCCATTGTTTGTCatgaattacaggcttctaactcgggacagacacataaagaatgAATTGTCTCCCATTGTTTGTCatgaattacaggcttctaactcgggacagacacataaagaatgAATTGTCTCCCATTGTTTGTCatgaattacaggcttctaactcaggacagacacataaagaatgAATTGTCTCCCATTGTTTGTCatgaattacaggcttctaactcgggacagacacataaagaatgagttgtctcccattgtTTGTCATTAGTATTCTAAAACTGTATTATACCATGGTGAATACATATCTAGCTTTACTAATTTTTACAATTACTGTTTATTCAAGGGGTATAATGAATAgaagaaatatataattattgataGAAAAGCATTTCTTGCATCAGTAAAAGctgttattttaaaattactaaCAGATAATGTAAATCTAGCAGCCAGTACTTTGGTACAAGTATTTATTCATATTATGCTTATACTTAATATATTGTTCTGAAACTTCAATTTCGTTATggattttattttctgattattttAGAAGTCCTTTTAGTTTTTTGTATTTAGAATAATACatctatagtcgccgtcagctgaaattcgtagcggttatcggtaaaaataatctaaactatcaatcgtgTTCACtcaagatatagtttttcacattccattcataaatcgcaaaaagaaaaaccactactgacctaccttttaagtgatcgcactgtaataatcctgaccttcactttttcatagacgattttgaatggtagaatcagccattgtttttaccggaagtgtttccgtggagttcaatttcataaaatttgcataaagcgcgggaaaccttatcacgtcaatgaaaggaacatttcaggaaactgcgtacagtgacgaatgtcatatgtaaacaaatgatcctcattgaaacgaagatggcggaattacaatggaaaatattctggaaaaagtgaaggtcaggattatta carries:
- the LOC139518705 gene encoding uncharacterized protein produces the protein MGAACSSEPEYKHIPDSAVKETLHPSDLHQNPAIAVQKPHVEKKVKVGQDTEIDTVPKMSTLSPGKAPPKRTISVLKQMGDDERMKRNPEIKQFLTDFINVRVYIENLLKKDECDEYEELHKMLTDKIIEPFNKQTKDEGRLLMGDNLAKISFVKPLVELYDRILEEHEIHEGISPSLDDDDSEQPYYIAIVDIRSILWNFSDTSKDFGMSIAQDTDFFQSIVKDLQITYKEGLENLTAAEFSFNSAVAITTNCGRAGVQKSSFNVEVKKGNPDPVFVHMVDVLTPFLKSKEQFVKLTTLLALSYMVNEDQNRFLTADLSLFDFLLEMIKLAMKDKDRRYSGFSVHELIEGLAGLAKNDENKLKIMEKKDTYPLLKKSIMQNKAEQEQLAAVRAVWELSFVEKNKKILAKDKELMSRLESLQKHDNQDIANSAGRALFVINPDNEKNLMKSVADSHSKLEHPEQEHIMISYQWSNQKTILQIKDKLRQNNFPVWIDVDFMEGSMLQMMASAIEKASVVLICYSEKYKDSKNCRTEAEYAFARDKMIIPVLLQNRYRPDGWLGILIGSKKFYDFSGKYDFEKKFLELRGELEGQLLQKKRQPAAMKDLVNQVVTVYEDVEKEIGVLSWTKQDLQNWLKQNQLESFSGLHSLTGEQIGFLYKLFRRAPDFFYKCLEEKLGLKSLEDLMKFDKALEKLSRDHPEINKLL